The nucleotide window tgactaagcctcttccacgagcaaaacatgatcagcagcaaggctccatgggtgttagaatcattactgtgtaatctagattattgactccagtgcaagtggaagactgaaggaaatatgccctagaggcaataataaagttattatttatttccttgtatcatgataaatgtttattattcatgctagaattgtattaaccagaaacataatacatgtgtgaatacatagacaaacagagtgtcactagtatgcctctacttgactagctcgttgatcaaagatggttatgattcctaaccatagacatgagttgttatttggttaatgggatcacatcattaggagaatgatattattgacttgacccattccattagcttagcacttgattgtttagtttgttgctatttctttcttcataacttatatatgttcctatgactatgagattatgcaactaccgtttaccggaggaacactttgtgtgctaccaaacgtcacaacgtaactgggtggttataaaggtgctctacaggtgtctccgaaggtatttgttgggttggcgtatttcgagattaggatttgtcactccgattgtcggagaggtatctctgggccctctcagtaatgcacatcactcaagccttgcaagcattgcaactaataagttagttgcaggatgatgtattacggaacgagtaaagagacttgccggtaacgagattgaactaggtattgagatagcgacgatcgaatctcgggcaagtaacataccgatggcaaagggaacaacgcatattgttatgcggtctgaccgataaagatcttcgtagaatatgtaggagccaatatgagcatccaggttccgctattggttattgaccggagacatgtctcggtcatgtctacatagttctcgaacccgtagggtccgcacgcttaaagttcgatgacgatcgtaattagggtttttgtgttttgatgtaccgaaggttattcggtgtcccggatgtgatcacagacatgacgaggagtctcgaaatggtcgagacatagagattgatatattggaagcctatatttggatatcgaaaacgttccaggtgaaatcggaattttaccagagtaccgggcgttaccggaacccccccgggggttattgggcctacatgggccctaagggagaagaggagggccggccagggcaggccgcgcgccccctccccctagtccgaataggacaaggaagggggggggggcgccccctttcctctttctcccttcccccttccttttccaacaaggcaagaggggggagtcctactcccggtgggagtaggactcctccaggcgcacctcttgggccggccgcacctccccctctccctcctttaaatacgggggcaagggggcaccccaggacacacaagttgatcttcgtgatcgttccttagccgtgtgcggtgcccccttccaccatattccacctcggtcatatcgtagcggtgcttaggcgaagccctgcattggtagaacatcatcaccgtcatcacgccgtcgtgctgacgaaactctccctcaacactttgctggatcggagctcgagggacgtcaccgagttgaatgtgtgcagaactcggaggtgccgtacgttcggtacttggatcggtcggatcgggaagacgtacgactacttcctctacgttgtgtcaacacttccgttgccggtctacgagggtacgtagacaacactctcccctctcgttgctatgcatcaccatgatcttgcgtgtgcgtaggattttttttgaaattactacgttccccaacactcacCCCACAACCATTGATGTGCCTATATATTAATCGAGAGTAGACCGGGCCGTGAACTGAAATAACGGAGATTAAAATAAAAAAATCTTGTTAACTGCTGGTCATTATTTTTTGGAGAACAGAATTTAGTTTTGAAATTCAATTCTTACCCTAGGGGCTCGTATTAACCAAAAGAACTTATAGGGCCTCTTTGGTTGTGGGAAGTTTATAACATACTGGAGGATTTGAATCCTAAcgattttttttcatgaaatccCTTTGGATTATGGGATGTGACTACTAAATTCCTACGAAATCCATTCATATGCCCCGATTCTATGTGAAACTCGACATTAAAGCTCATTTTATTTGTACTTTTAGAATTCCAATATACTTACATTTTCTCTCTATACTATCTCTCCTCGGTCCTCTAATATTCATGTGTTTATTTCTTATGCACCATCCATAGGCACTTGTCACAAAATTCCTATGTTTTGAAATCGGGTTCAAATTTATAGTGCATGGCATCTCAATGTACATTTTTCATATTCCTATGTTTTCAAATTCCTGCAATCCAAAGGAGTATCATTACTAATATTGTTATtattatttttgtttcttgagaAAAGTTCATATGTGATTGCACTACTATTCTTTTGCATCTATTGCTTGTGAAAAATAGATGAAAAAAAGGAATTGTTGGCAAACAAATTTCAAAATTTTATTGCCAATTGTGATGTTAGTCTACTGGCGTTATGTTAATTTAAGCCAAGAACCGTGTCAAACTTTTGGTTCTACGAAATTTGGTCCTTGATGTGTCATAAACCGACTGTTAAGCAACTTGGAAAGATCGACTTCCTTTAAAAATCGAAGAACCTACCCGACTGGTTCGGTCTAGTTTTAGCTTTGCCCTCTAACTTGCTTTACATAGTATATAATGTTATTAAAATAGTTGTTGGCCTAAAACCTTTTATTACTCATCGTCTCACTTAGTATTTGTGCCAATTTCCTGTTTCTAGATTTATGGCTTCAGTTTGTTTTTGTGTTCCTAGTTTAGTTTACCTTACCGTTATTCTCGTTATTATCTCATAGAAGGGCGATATTAGCGAGTGTGGCGTTGCAAAGGACAAGCTCCATGGAGCtcgttttgcaaaaaaaaaaagtTTAAAAGTTTCAAAAAATGCCAATTTTTTTCTAGAAATACATATGCATATTCTTCAAGTATGTATAAATTTTCATCCACCAATTTGATTATTTGCATGCTACACAACAAAACACAAGTATCTGACACAAATACAACAAAGAAAAAGCCTATTTCAATCCGtgtatttgtcttttttgtgtaCATCACATATGAATATATATGTTCATGAAAATTTATACATGTATACTAAAAGTATATGTCTACATGAAAACATTTTCTCAGATTTTTCGACATATGGAAAAGGTATTTTGGCTGGAAAAAATATATATAGCTCAATGGAGCTCGGACTCTGAGAGCACTTTTCGGATATTAGCATGCTATTTCCATGTGATGACTCACGTGAAAATGCTGCTATTCATGCTCAATCTTTGCTCCCGTGGTTTGAAACATCTATACTACGGCGAACCATGCGTTTGTGATCATCAAGATAATAGGGTGACCCTTCTTGCCGGCCTCATTACCCATCCCAACCAATCCGCCTTCATCCAAGACCGATATATCTTGGATGGGGTGCTAGTTCTTTACGAAGTCCTACACGAGGTCCGATCCAAACACCTCAAGGCGGTCTTCCTGAAGATTGATTTCCATAAAGCCTACGACACTGTGAGTTGGCCCTTCTTCGAGAAGTCCTGCTCCGGAAAGGCTTCGACGAACGTTGGATTACCAAAGTGATGCAGATAGTCTCTTGCGGTCGCACCGCCGTGAACATCAATGGGGAGATTGGCCCGTACTTCCCCACCCTGTGTGGGGTCAGACAAGGCGACCCATTCTCCCCATTCTTGTTCAATATGGTGGTGGACGCGCTTGCTGCCATCCTGGATAAGGCGAAGGCCGCGGGCCATATTCAGGGGATCACCCCCAATTTGGCCGGTGGCGTCGGGATCTCCCTGCTCCAGTACGCTGACGACACCATCATCATGGTAGAAGGCTCGGACGCGGACATCACGAACCTGAAGTTTCTCCTCCTCTGTTTTCAACAAATGTCTGGCCTGAAGATCAACTTCGACAAGAGCGATGTGATGGTCTTAGGCTACCCCCCGACTCAGGCCCTTGACATTGCGAACCGCCTTAACTGCCGCCTGGGCGCTTTCCCCACGACCTACTTGGGCACGCCCATTAGTGACTCTCGGCTCACAGTCGCGGACTTGCGTCTGTTTGTGGCCAAGTTGCAGACTCGCATTGAGCCTTGGCAGGGTAAATGGTTGTCGAAGGCGGCTTGGACGATTCTCATCAACTCCTCCCTCTCCAGCCTCCTCTTGTTCCTCATGAGCTTCTATAGCCTTCACGAGACCCTTCACCATGAGATCGCCAAAATCCAATCTCGATTCTATTGGGCTGGCGATAATAATAAGTAGAAGTACCATATGGTTAGCTGGCCGGACATCTGCAAGCCCCGTGATCAAGGAGGCCTCGGTATCATGTGCTCTAAGCGCATGAATATTGCCCTCCTTTCCCGCTGGCTTTGGCGCATTTCGCAAGGGCATGGAGGCCTATGCTTGGACATCATCCGGAATAAGTACCTACATGGGCAACTGCTGGTCTTCTGTCAAAGGTCCGGTGGTTCCCAGTTTTGGCAGTCGGTCATCCAACTGCTTCCCGTCCTCCGCAATAGGAACGTCCATCTCAGTTGGATCGGGGGCGGCTACTTTGTTCTGGTTCGACTATTGGGCGGGTGACTCCCCCTTCGCGGGCCGCTTCCCCGACCTCTTCTCCATCGCTGTCGCCCCCACGATCTCTGTAGAAGGGCCCTTATTGACTTGGGGCGCCTCGCCTTCCGGAGGCCATTTGGTCTTCCGGAGGCCGCCGCCTGGCAGGAGCTGCTTGACTGCATTGCCCTCCACGAGCCGGTTGTGGATTCTGGCACACGGATGAGGTTCGGTGGCGTCTCGAGCCTTCGGGCCAATTCTCCACCAAGTCCCTCTATCTGGCCATCGCTCCCTCGTCCGCTCCGCTCCCCCTTTCGGCGGTGTGGTCCATCCGCTTGCCACTGAAAATCCGGATATTCATGTGGCAATGGATCCGTGGACGACTCCCGTCTGGGGTGGAGGTTCGCAAGCGCAATGGTCCTGGATCTGGCCTCTGCCCGCTTTGTGGTACCCCCGAAGATTCCAATCACATCTTCTTCTCCTGTGTGTCCGTCCAATTCATGTGGAGCTGCTTTAGAGAGGTGGTGGGAGGTGGTTGGTGCCACACCAACTTCCCCGACCTCTTTGCTGAACTCCAGGACTCCCCCTGCCCTCTCGCCACATTAGGTGGCTCAAGATTGGGGCACTCGCGTGGACCCTCTGGACGATCCGCAATAAGCTTGTGATTCGACATGTTCCTCTTTGGTGGGCTACTGATGCTCTATTCAAATTGTCTGATTTCTTGGAGCTCTGGCGGCCGCTTAGCCGCCCCTTAGGATCGGGACGCCATCTCCACCTTCATCGCCGACCTCCACTCGATGGCCGTCCGCCTATCGCCGCCgcttcctccgccacccccagaGCCTGATTAGACGCCGTCGTGTCCGTCGTCGCCGGCTGCGGCCGCCTTTGTTTTGTTGTTTTGGGGCTTGTTGAGCTGTGCCCTCAGCAGAACCTTTGTACTTCGTGTTGTGTGAACTGGGTGTGTGTGTTCTAAACTAGTCTTTGTATGCGTGCTCTTGGCGGTTTGCTTTATTTAtgaagcggggcgaaagcctttttcggtaatcATCAAGATAACTTTCTTGGTCCGTTGGAAGAAGCACAGGGCACAAAGCTAATTTTGGACGTAGACAATGGTACAAAGAAGATCAATAGGAGTAACCTTTATTAGTATCATAGGTACTAGAAAGGTCAGAATGACCTATTTTATTCTCCATGGCATACTTATTGCGTATTCCAGTTGCTCCAATTGCACAATCGGAGTGGAAACAAATACGTACTACTAAAATACCACAAGAAGAGATTATTTTTTCCCCAACAGAGCCTTAAAGGTAACTGGAAATGTAAACTGGGGTGGACCATAGTAGAACGCAGCGGCTGTCAGCTTGGCGGCCCTATCCGTCATGAACTCCGGATCCCAGAACCAGTAACCGTCTGGGTTGTAGCAGTACGTCCAGTCTGGGTAGCCCCGCTGGCTGCACGAGTCCTTGGTATTCACTAGCCCTGCATGCCATACAACAAAACAATTATACTCCCTTCGTCACGGTTTAGAAGACGCGCTTGAAAATTCTCTGCGACCTAGGCGGTTATCTATTGGTTGTGGGATGGACTAAAAAATAGCATTCACACTATGCATGAATATAGAAATAGTATATCGAAGTACTAATTAGCTACTAGAAATAAATGCAATGCGCCTTAAACCTTGTCTATTGTGGAAACGCACGCAAATTTAACTGTGCCTTCtaaactgtgacggaggaagTACAATGAAACAAACCACAATTAAATGAGCATTGGACACACATGTGCTTTATGGTAAATAGAGCATCGGTGCTTGGTTAATTTTCAACAAAAAAGAGTTTTTTTTTATGTGCTATGTACCATAATTTGCTGGGTGGGCGAAGACGGCCGTGGTGAAGCCATAGAAGTCGCCGATAGAGTAGGAGAGCCCCGGTTTCTTGGACGAGAGGCTGGCCATGAGGGGCTTGAGGGCAGAGTCAAACGCGGTGGCGTTTTCGTTCAAGCTCTTGTCGCAGACATAGTTGTAGTTGTAGGGCTGCGGCTTGCAGCCGATGAGTCCAACATTGACCATGGCCATCTTCCTGGCGCCCATGTCATAGAGGGACGATATGGCTCCCCCGTAAAGGGTGATGAGCTCCTGGAGCTCGGTCTGTGACCTTGGATATCCAGACTCAACGTTCCATCTTGGATCAAGGTCCTGGCCACCGGTGCCAAGGAGGAAGAAGGACTTGAAGAGGAGCTCGCGCACTTTGGCGTCGCCACCCAGCTTGGCCTCCATCTGGGACCGCGTCGCCTTGAAGTGCTCAAGCTGCTTCGGCAACGAGATGGACCGTTCT belongs to Triticum urartu cultivar G1812 chromosome 7, Tu2.1, whole genome shotgun sequence and includes:
- the LOC125524484 gene encoding GDSL esterase/lipase At1g29660-like encodes the protein MAARVSVLRVGLFCLLAMYPSPASASMQYRPSPSSPDSYPSPGSYPSPGSPGGYEGEGEVVPPRNVTCKDTDGKRPGCTSTCPGRCPQQCIVLCPDCKTFCHDEVKPAKPVPPPAMFVFGDGVLDVGNNAYLPKTETEEGYPPQVSQSSSGRFSNGANLADTVATSIGFQQSPPAYMSLNGGLNMWGANYASAGSGIKISTNGERSISLPKQLEHFKATRSQMEAKLGGDAKVRELLFKSFFLLGTGGQDLDPRWNVESGYPRSQTELQELITLYGGAISSLYDMGARKMAMVNVGLIGCKPQPYNYNYVCDKSLNENATAFDSALKPLMASLSSKKPGLSYSIGDFYGFTTAVFAHPANYGLVNTKDSCSQRGYPDWTYCYNPDGYWFWDPEFMTDRAAKLTAAAFYYGPPQFTFPVTFKALLGKK